One Streptomyces sp. B21-105 genomic region harbors:
- a CDS encoding PP2C family protein-serine/threonine phosphatase yields the protein MPVPVPRQRAIPAVESGQAQAVSAVGGPSENEAGRREEQACRNETTVAHDAVPSGAQQNPQGETLNVPPVDGVHHGVSTAGLSTAGVSTAGVSNAAVSNAAVSALGITAPGAGTAHTPLTLLLIEDDPTAAPIFRDLPDSDGRPIRVRTARNLTEAERLLTDDVHCILLDIALPVPGRTSAAAGDDELAVLRHVLRLAPRHAVLALTASGDAERGAEAVRVGAQDYLFKDELDGRLLSRAIRYAVERKRSDTAERRLAEGKLRAQENARLERGLLPTPLLEGSPLRFAARYRPGRSRALLGGDFYDTVRTPDGTVHAMIGDVCGHGPDEAALGVELRIAWRALTLAGLCGDELLNTLQQVLEHERDDDEIFATLCTVDIAPDGRRAGLCLAGHPAPLIARPDRPARLLPYDNNGPALGLLPGARWPRMQVELGAEWSLMLYTDGLIEGRIGEGRERLGQDGMVEMIRRQLAEGLSGEALLRAAVSEVRELNGGELTDDVAVVLLDRVP from the coding sequence ATGCCCGTACCCGTACCGCGGCAGAGAGCGATCCCGGCCGTGGAAAGTGGTCAGGCGCAGGCCGTGTCCGCAGTCGGCGGCCCCTCGGAGAATGAAGCCGGTCGCCGGGAAGAGCAGGCCTGTCGCAACGAGACGACGGTGGCGCACGACGCCGTCCCCTCCGGCGCGCAGCAAAACCCGCAGGGCGAAACGCTCAACGTTCCGCCCGTGGACGGCGTCCACCACGGCGTGAGCACCGCAGGGCTGAGCACCGCAGGCGTGAGCACCGCAGGCGTGAGCAATGCAGCCGTGAGCAATGCAGCCGTGAGCGCGCTCGGCATCACCGCGCCCGGTGCGGGCACCGCGCACACGCCCCTCACGCTGCTGCTGATCGAGGACGACCCCACGGCCGCGCCGATCTTCCGCGACCTCCCCGACTCGGACGGCAGGCCGATCCGGGTGCGCACCGCCCGCAACCTCACCGAGGCCGAGCGGCTGCTCACCGACGACGTGCACTGCATCCTGCTGGACATCGCGCTGCCCGTGCCGGGCCGCACGTCCGCGGCCGCCGGCGACGACGAGCTCGCCGTGCTGCGGCACGTGCTGCGGCTCGCTCCCCGCCACGCCGTGCTCGCGCTCACCGCATCCGGCGACGCCGAGCGCGGCGCCGAGGCCGTGCGCGTGGGCGCACAGGACTACCTCTTCAAGGACGAGCTGGACGGCCGTCTGCTGAGCCGCGCCATCCGGTACGCGGTGGAGCGGAAGCGTTCCGACACGGCTGAGCGGCGGCTCGCCGAGGGCAAGCTGCGCGCGCAGGAGAACGCCCGCCTGGAGCGCGGCCTGCTGCCCACGCCGCTGCTGGAGGGCTCCCCGCTGCGGTTCGCCGCCCGCTACCGCCCCGGCCGCTCGCGCGCCCTGCTCGGCGGCGACTTCTACGACACCGTCCGCACGCCCGACGGCACCGTGCACGCCATGATCGGCGACGTCTGCGGGCACGGTCCGGACGAGGCCGCGCTCGGGGTGGAGCTGCGCATCGCCTGGCGGGCGCTGACCCTGGCGGGCCTGTGCGGGGACGAGCTGCTGAACACGCTCCAGCAGGTGCTGGAACACGAGCGCGACGACGACGAGATCTTCGCGACGCTGTGCACGGTGGACATCGCGCCCGACGGCCGCCGGGCGGGCCTCTGCCTGGCCGGCCACCCGGCGCCGCTGATCGCCCGCCCGGACCGGCCCGCGCGTCTGCTGCCGTACGACAACAACGGCCCCGCTCTCGGCCTGCTGCCGGGTGCCCGCTGGCCGCGGATGCAGGTCGAGCTGGGCGCGGAGTGGAGCCTGATGCTGTACACCGACGGCCTCATCGAGGGGCGGATCGGCGAGGGCAGGGAACGGCTCGGCCAGGACGGCATGGTGGAGATGATCCGCCGCCAGCTCGCCGAGGGGCTCAGCGGGGAGGCGCTGCTGCGCGCCGCGGTGAGCGAGGTACGCGAACTCAACGGGGGCGAGCTGACGGACGACGTCGCGGTCGTCCTGCTGGACCGGGTGCCGTAG
- a CDS encoding DUF2516 family protein has translation MAGFAGLMWLLYLAMLAFAVVALVMAALFRDDAYRAADKQNKGFWLIILGIAVAVNLLVPMLFLQLAGLVASIVFFVDVRPALRQVSGGGWGRRRGGSSSDGPYGPYNGGR, from the coding sequence ATGGCAGGCTTCGCGGGGCTGATGTGGCTGCTCTACCTCGCCATGTTGGCTTTCGCCGTGGTGGCACTGGTGATGGCCGCGCTGTTCCGTGACGACGCGTACCGCGCCGCCGACAAGCAGAACAAGGGCTTCTGGCTGATCATCCTCGGCATCGCGGTCGCGGTGAACCTTCTGGTGCCGATGCTCTTCCTGCAGCTCGCGGGCCTCGTCGCCTCGATCGTCTTCTTCGTGGACGTCCGTCCGGCCCTCCGGCAGGTCTCGGGCGGCGGCTGGGGCCGCCGGCGCGGCGGAAGCAGCAGTGACGGCCCGTACGGCCCGTACAACGGCGGACGCTAG
- a CDS encoding helix-turn-helix domain-containing protein, with translation MASLNVGNLGDYLREQRRNAQLSLRQLADAAGVSNPYLSQIERGLRKPSAEVLQQVAKALRISAETLYVRAGILDAERDLDEVETRAVILADPTLTEGQKQALLQIYESFRRENGIGSDDGRADGTGLRAHESDADPQQTAG, from the coding sequence ATGGCATCGCTCAACGTCGGCAATCTCGGTGACTACCTGCGCGAGCAGCGGCGCAACGCGCAGCTGTCGCTCCGGCAGCTCGCCGACGCCGCCGGGGTGTCCAATCCGTATCTGAGCCAGATCGAGCGCGGGCTGCGCAAGCCGAGCGCGGAGGTGCTGCAGCAGGTCGCCAAGGCGCTGCGGATCTCCGCCGAGACGCTGTACGTGCGGGCTGGCATCCTCGACGCGGAGCGGGACCTGGACGAGGTCGAGACCCGGGCGGTCATCCTCGCCGATCCCACCCTGACCGAGGGCCAGAAGCAGGCGCTGCTCCAGATCTACGAGTCCTTCCGCAGGGAGAACGGGATCGGGAGCGACGACGGCCGTGCGGACGGAACGGGCCTCCGGGCCCACGAGAGCGACGCCGATCCGCAGCAGACGGCCGGTTGA
- a CDS encoding NAD(P)H-binding protein — protein sequence MILVTGATGNIGSALMRELRLAGAAPVRGLTRDAGRASFAEGIEAVEGDLARADSLKAALEGARSLFLLSGMGAEAGVLVAARQAGVEHVVLVSSITVQTHPHLPAAGENLAVERLLKDSGMAWTILRPTQFASNTLWWAQSIRDRGVVRAPYADIGLPTIHPADIAAVARAALTEPGHQGQTYALTGPECVTVRWQVAAIAAALGQEVALIEISREEAHRQMASFMGDETADAVLDLMGGDVNDELLKVRDTVAQVTGSAARSFQQWASDNGAAFR from the coding sequence ATGATCCTCGTGACCGGCGCGACCGGGAACATTGGAAGTGCTCTGATGAGGGAGTTGCGCCTGGCTGGCGCCGCACCAGTGCGGGGTTTGACTCGTGATGCGGGACGGGCCTCGTTCGCTGAAGGGATCGAAGCCGTTGAGGGCGATCTCGCGCGGGCGGATTCTCTGAAGGCCGCGCTGGAGGGAGCGCGCTCCCTGTTCCTGTTGTCGGGTATGGGTGCGGAAGCAGGGGTCCTGGTGGCTGCCCGGCAGGCAGGCGTGGAGCATGTGGTGCTCGTGTCGTCGATCACGGTGCAGACTCATCCGCATCTGCCTGCGGCCGGCGAGAACCTGGCTGTTGAGCGGTTACTCAAGGACAGCGGCATGGCCTGGACCATACTGCGGCCGACGCAGTTCGCCTCGAACACCCTGTGGTGGGCGCAGTCGATTCGGGATCGGGGCGTGGTTCGAGCGCCGTATGCGGACATCGGTCTCCCGACCATCCACCCTGCGGACATCGCGGCGGTGGCCCGTGCGGCGCTGACCGAGCCGGGCCACCAGGGGCAGACGTATGCATTGACGGGGCCGGAGTGCGTCACGGTCCGATGGCAGGTCGCGGCCATCGCTGCAGCGTTGGGGCAGGAGGTGGCCTTGATTGAGATCAGCCGGGAGGAAGCCCACCGGCAGATGGCTTCCTTCATGGGAGACGAGACCGCGGATGCCGTCCTCGACTTGATGGGCGGGGACGTCAATGACGAATTGCTGAAGGTGCGCGACACCGTTGCCCAGGTCACCGGGTCCGCAGCCAGATCGTTCCAGCAATGGGCGTCGGACAACGGTGCTGCCTTCCGCTGA
- a CDS encoding VOC family protein encodes MSLKQQREPNSTAATTSVQLNHTAVYASDRRLSAEFIATILGLKVSAPFGPFLPVDLGNGVTLDYYEKRDEPIQPQHYAFLVPDEQFDTMVARLDAVGVVHYADPNHTEPGQINRLFGGRGAYFDDPDGHNMEIMTRPYARP; translated from the coding sequence ATGTCACTCAAGCAGCAGCGCGAACCCAATTCCACGGCGGCGACGACCAGCGTCCAGTTGAACCACACCGCCGTCTACGCAAGCGACCGTCGGCTGTCGGCCGAGTTCATCGCCACGATCCTGGGCCTGAAGGTCAGCGCTCCGTTCGGGCCGTTCCTGCCCGTCGACCTCGGCAATGGCGTCACGCTCGACTACTACGAAAAGCGCGACGAGCCGATCCAGCCCCAGCACTACGCGTTCCTCGTTCCCGACGAGCAGTTCGACACCATGGTCGCCCGTCTGGACGCGGTCGGGGTCGTCCACTACGCCGACCCCAACCACACCGAACCAGGCCAGATCAACCGCCTCTTCGGCGGACGCGGCGCATACTTCGACGACCCGGACGGCCACAACATGGAGATCATGACCCGGCCCTACGCCCGCCCCTAG
- a CDS encoding FAD-dependent oxidoreductase translates to MRQRIAVVGGGPGGLTLARVLHRHDTDTVTVTVLERDPAPDARPMGGTLDLHEGLGRVALDKAGLSAEFETLSRPEGQAMRILDPAGTVLRDWRPGPDDRANPEIDRGQLRDLLLGPLDVQWGRGVSQVVPGTRDGVRVHFADGRQETFDLVVGADGAWSRVRPAVSPVTPHYTGVTTVETSLDDVDTRHPDLAGLIGDGSVAVYGVNRSLVAQRNSGGHVKVYAKFRAPLDWHTNLDASDAVAVRSSLLALFDGWAAPVLDLLRRGTAFVHRPLYALPVSHTWTHVPGVTLLGDAAHLMPPLGAGANLAMLEGAELAESIAAGPADLDTAVRAFEERMWERAGRWAEITTTGLERLVSPDPAEALALFDRVQPS, encoded by the coding sequence ATGAGACAACGCATCGCGGTGGTCGGCGGCGGTCCCGGCGGCCTCACCCTCGCCCGTGTCCTGCACCGCCACGACACCGACACCGTCACCGTCACCGTCCTCGAACGTGATCCCGCCCCCGACGCCCGCCCCATGGGCGGCACGCTGGACCTGCATGAAGGGCTGGGCCGGGTCGCGCTGGACAAGGCGGGGCTGTCGGCGGAGTTCGAGACGCTGTCCCGCCCCGAGGGGCAGGCCATGCGCATCCTGGACCCGGCCGGGACCGTCCTGCGCGACTGGCGACCCGGTCCGGACGACCGGGCCAATCCCGAGATCGACCGCGGGCAACTCCGTGATCTGCTGCTCGGCCCGCTCGACGTCCAGTGGGGGCGGGGCGTGTCGCAGGTGGTGCCAGGGACCAGGGACGGCGTACGGGTCCATTTCGCGGACGGACGACAGGAGACGTTCGACCTCGTGGTCGGCGCGGACGGCGCCTGGTCCCGAGTCCGCCCGGCGGTCTCGCCGGTGACGCCGCACTACACCGGCGTCACCACGGTCGAGACCTCCCTCGACGACGTCGACACCCGGCACCCCGACCTCGCCGGGCTGATCGGCGACGGTTCCGTGGCCGTGTACGGCGTGAACCGCTCCCTCGTCGCCCAGCGCAACAGCGGCGGCCACGTCAAGGTGTACGCCAAGTTCCGCGCGCCGCTGGACTGGCACACGAACCTGGACGCGTCCGACGCCGTGGCCGTGCGCTCGAGCCTGCTGGCCCTGTTCGACGGCTGGGCCGCTCCCGTCCTCGACCTCCTCCGCCGCGGCACCGCGTTCGTCCACCGCCCCCTTTACGCCCTGCCCGTGTCCCACACCTGGACCCATGTCCCCGGGGTGACGCTGCTGGGCGACGCCGCCCACCTGATGCCGCCGTTGGGGGCGGGCGCGAACCTCGCGATGCTGGAAGGCGCCGAACTCGCCGAGTCCATCGCCGCCGGCCCCGCAGATCTGGACACGGCCGTCCGCGCCTTCGAGGAACGGATGTGGGAGCGGGCCGGCAGGTGGGCGGAGATCACGACGACCGGCCTGGAGCGCCTGGTGAGCCCGGACCCCGCCGAAGCCCTCGCCCTCTTCGACCGGGTCCAGCCCTCCTGA
- a CDS encoding TetR/AcrR family transcriptional regulator: MTVWDRPEPPTRPVPLDRERIVAAAVALADEGGLEAVSVRKVAARLNAGPMRLYGYISTKEELFDLMVDEVQAEILPEEKPGDWREALRVLAHRTRQAALRHEWLADLLGGRPSLGPNGLALTEATLSALDGLADVDTVMRAVETVSAYFTGAIRREIANLRAERATGLSKHEWQRASGPHVTRMLATGRFPALARAVYDGADVDAEESFATGLDWVLDAVAAKLIGPSA; encoded by the coding sequence ATGACTGTGTGGGACCGGCCGGAGCCGCCGACTCGCCCCGTGCCGCTCGACCGGGAGCGGATCGTCGCCGCCGCCGTCGCACTCGCCGACGAGGGCGGGCTGGAGGCCGTGTCGGTGCGCAAGGTCGCCGCGCGGCTGAACGCCGGCCCGATGCGGCTGTACGGCTACATCTCCACCAAGGAGGAGCTGTTCGACCTCATGGTGGACGAGGTCCAGGCAGAGATACTCCCCGAGGAGAAGCCCGGCGACTGGCGGGAGGCCCTGCGCGTCCTCGCCCACCGCACGAGGCAGGCCGCCCTCCGGCACGAATGGCTGGCCGACCTGCTCGGCGGCCGCCCGTCCCTGGGTCCGAACGGCCTCGCCCTGACCGAGGCCACACTGTCCGCCCTCGACGGCCTCGCCGACGTCGACACCGTGATGCGCGCCGTGGAGACCGTCAGCGCCTACTTCACCGGCGCGATCAGGCGCGAGATCGCGAACCTGCGGGCCGAGCGCGCCACGGGCCTGTCCAAGCACGAGTGGCAGCGCGCCTCCGGGCCGCACGTGACGCGCATGTTGGCCACGGGCCGCTTCCCGGCGCTGGCCAGGGCCGTGTACGACGGCGCGGACGTGGACGCCGAGGAGTCCTTCGCGACCGGCCTGGACTGGGTCCTCGACGCCGTGGCCGCCAAACTCATCGGGCCGTCGGCGTGA